From the Nodularia sp. NIES-3585 genome, one window contains:
- a CDS encoding cupin domain-containing protein produces MEIKIEHQPSEEHLKELGVFKWAIWQKEISKFPWTYDTQETCYFLLGDVVVTPDGGQPVQMGKGDLVTFPAGMSCTWEITSDVKKHYCFDESRVKNQELIFWSFG; encoded by the coding sequence ATGGAAATTAAAATTGAGCATCAACCGAGTGAAGAACATCTTAAGGAGTTAGGTGTTTTCAAATGGGCAATTTGGCAGAAAGAAATATCCAAATTTCCCTGGACTTATGATACTCAAGAGACTTGTTATTTTTTGTTAGGTGATGTCGTTGTTACGCCTGATGGTGGACAACCAGTGCAGATGGGTAAAGGTGATTTAGTCACGTTTCCTGCTGGGATGTCCTGTACATGGGAAATTACAAGCGACGTAAAAAAACATTATTGCTTTGATGAGTCAAGAGTCAAGAATCAAGAATTAATTTTCTGGTCTTTTGGTTGA
- a CDS encoding creatininase family protein: protein MQLHLSTWPEVEAYLQQSRGIILPIGSTEQHGPTGLIGTDAICAEAIARGVGEATQALIGPTINVGMALHHTAFPGTISLRPSTMIQVVRDYITCLTKAGFTKFYFINGHGGNIATLKAAFSETYAHLEDLQIHNTKQVQCQVANWFMCSSVYKLAKELYGDQEGSHATPSEVALTQYIYPEAIKQAPLSPEVASGHRIYSATDFRERYPDGRMGSNPALATPEHGQQFYDLAVKELSNGYLEFLNAE, encoded by the coding sequence ATGCAACTACATTTAAGCACTTGGCCAGAAGTTGAAGCTTATTTACAACAATCACGGGGTATTATTCTCCCCATTGGTTCTACAGAACAACATGGCCCCACAGGTTTAATTGGGACTGATGCGATTTGTGCAGAAGCGATCGCACGTGGTGTGGGTGAAGCAACTCAGGCGCTCATTGGCCCTACAATCAATGTGGGGATGGCATTACACCATACCGCTTTTCCTGGCACAATAAGTCTGCGTCCCAGTACTATGATACAGGTAGTACGAGATTACATCACTTGTTTAACCAAAGCTGGTTTTACCAAATTCTACTTTATCAATGGACACGGCGGTAATATTGCCACCCTCAAAGCTGCTTTTTCTGAAACTTACGCACATTTGGAAGATTTGCAGATTCATAACACCAAACAGGTACAATGTCAAGTAGCTAACTGGTTTATGTGCAGTTCTGTATACAAACTCGCTAAAGAATTATATGGTGACCAAGAAGGCTCTCATGCGACTCCCAGTGAAGTAGCCCTCACCCAGTATATTTATCCAGAAGCCATTAAACAAGCACCCCTCTCACCAGAAGTTGCCAGCGGACACAGAATTTATAGTGCAACTGATTTCCGAGAACGTTACCCAGATGGACGCATGGGTTCAAATCCAGCTTTAGCAACACCAGAACACGGTCAGCAATTTTATGATTTGGCGGTGAAAGAACTCAGCAATGGGTATTTAGAATTTTTAAACGCAGAATAA
- a CDS encoding pentapeptide repeat-containing protein — MANYEQHLGILQQGVEVWNDWRRNNPDVKADLSEANLIGANLSRANLIFANLIGANLSNADLSHADLGLAILYESKIIATNFDNATLTGACIKDWSINSETKLDKVVCEYVYVSGENYVYSEDTMKLEGTERRPLEGIFLPGEFASLYKKIIENSDLILRKSPETPNTANNQGVQFNPNNKTHTWESLRFRSKTEIKIAEALDRAGTLFLPNCLARLNTPNGRANKEADLLICYNGKWGILEVDGPHHTPERRVEEQERERIFKRQGIKVVERFDSSRCYENPDEVVQEFFKMLEIGYS; from the coding sequence ATGGCGAATTATGAGCAGCATCTAGGAATACTGCAACAGGGTGTAGAAGTTTGGAATGACTGGAGGCGGAACAATCCAGATGTAAAAGCTGACCTGAGTGAGGCTAACCTGATTGGGGCTAACCTGAGTCGTGCTAACCTGATTTTCGCTAACCTGATTGGGGCTAACCTGAGTAATGCTGACCTAAGTCATGCTGACCTGGGTTTGGCTATTTTATATGAATCGAAAATAATCGCTACAAATTTTGATAACGCAACTCTGACAGGTGCTTGTATAAAAGATTGGAGTATTAATAGTGAAACCAAACTAGATAAAGTAGTTTGTGAATATGTTTATGTATCTGGTGAAAATTATGTATATTCTGAAGACACAATGAAACTGGAAGGAACAGAACGACGACCGCTAGAAGGTATTTTTTTACCTGGAGAATTTGCTAGTTTATACAAAAAGATTATAGAAAATTCAGACTTAATCTTACGCAAAAGTCCCGAAACTCCTAATACTGCCAATAACCAAGGAGTTCAGTTTAATCCCAATAACAAAACTCATACTTGGGAAAGTCTAAGATTTCGCTCAAAAACAGAAATCAAAATTGCTGAAGCACTAGACAGGGCTGGAACTTTATTTTTACCAAACTGTTTAGCTCGACTCAATACACCCAATGGTAGAGCCAATAAAGAAGCTGATTTACTAATTTGTTACAACGGTAAATGGGGAATTTTGGAAGTTGATGGACCGCATCATACCCCAGAACGCAGAGTAGAAGAACAAGAGAGAGAACGCATTTTTAAAAGACAGGGTATCAAGGTCGTGGAAAGATTTGATTCATCTAGGTGTTATGAAAATCCAGATGAGGTAGTCCAGGAATTTTTTAAAATGCTAGAAATTGGATATTCCTAA
- a CDS encoding Mo-dependent nitrogenase C-terminal domain-containing protein, with protein MLKTNNQHIILPAFIKSAEVEATHQAGSKNKFTRPKFDLLQPLRKRLDNLQIHNRDFAHFIAKLIPSQCPFERDVMLFGRKIAHIPPMCKLNPLYDEFVGLRFRALCYLVDKCGEDIQSYC; from the coding sequence ATGCTTAAAACAAATAATCAGCATATTATCCTACCTGCTTTTATCAAGTCCGCAGAAGTAGAAGCCACGCATCAAGCAGGTAGCAAAAATAAATTTACTAGACCTAAATTCGATTTACTGCAACCATTGCGTAAAAGACTAGACAATCTGCAAATTCACAATCGTGATTTTGCTCACTTTATTGCTAAATTGATTCCTTCACAGTGTCCTTTCGAGCGCGATGTGATGCTGTTTGGTCGCAAAATAGCCCATATTCCCCCAATGTGTAAGCTTAATCCCCTGTATGATGAATTTGTCGGCTTGCGCTTTCGAGCATTGTGTTATTTAGTAGATAAGTGTGGAGAAGATATCCAATCCTACTGCTAA